One Pantoea trifolii DNA segment encodes these proteins:
- the manX gene encoding PTS mannose transporter subunit IIAB, with product MTIAIVIGTHGWAAEQLLKTAEMLLGEQENVGWIDFVPGENAETLIEKYQARLADLDTSKGVLFLVDTWGGSPFNAASRIVVDKDGYDVIAGVNIPMLVETLMGRDDNPSLEELIHIAVEAGREGVKALKTETPAQAAAAPAPVAAKAPAQPQKPMAPGDHMKIGLARIDDRLIHGQVATRWTKETNVSRIIVVSDEVANDHVRKTLLTQVAPPGVTAHVVDVDKMVRVWNNPKYGQDKVMLLFTNPTDVVRIVEQGVDIKSVNIGGMAFRQGKTQVNNAVSVDEKDITAFRKLNERGIELEVRKVSSDQRLKMMDLIAKVNP from the coding sequence GTGACCATTGCTATTGTAATTGGTACACATGGCTGGGCGGCAGAACAGTTGCTTAAAACAGCAGAGATGCTGTTGGGTGAGCAGGAAAATGTCGGATGGATTGATTTCGTTCCCGGCGAAAATGCAGAAACGCTAATCGAAAAGTATCAGGCACGGCTGGCAGATCTCGACACGTCAAAGGGCGTGTTGTTCCTGGTCGATACCTGGGGTGGCAGTCCATTTAATGCGGCCAGCCGCATTGTGGTGGACAAGGATGGCTATGATGTCATCGCCGGCGTCAACATTCCGATGCTGGTGGAAACCCTGATGGGACGCGATGACAATCCATCGCTGGAAGAACTGATTCACATCGCGGTAGAAGCCGGTCGTGAAGGTGTTAAAGCCCTCAAGACTGAAACGCCTGCGCAAGCCGCAGCGGCACCGGCTCCGGTTGCAGCGAAAGCGCCCGCTCAGCCGCAAAAACCGATGGCACCTGGCGATCACATGAAAATCGGCCTGGCGCGTATTGATGACCGCTTGATTCACGGGCAAGTGGCCACGCGCTGGACCAAAGAGACCAACGTTAGTCGCATTATCGTAGTGTCTGATGAAGTGGCCAACGATCATGTGCGCAAAACCCTGCTGACGCAGGTGGCCCCGCCGGGCGTCACCGCGCATGTGGTGGATGTCGACAAGATGGTTCGCGTGTGGAACAACCCGAAATATGGCCAGGATAAAGTGATGCTGCTGTTCACCAATCCCACGGATGTAGTGAGGATTGTTGAGCAAGGCGTGGACATTAAGTCGGTCAATATTGGTGGCATGGCGTTCCGTCAGGGCAAAACGCAGGTGAACAACGCGGTATCGGTGGATGAAAAAGATATCACGGCATTCCGCAAACTTAATGAGCGCGGTATCGAACTGGAAGTACGTAAAGTGTCCAGCGATCAGCGACTGAAAATGATGGACCTGATCGCCAAGGTCAATCCGTAG
- a CDS encoding PTS mannose/fructose/sorbose transporter subunit IIC yields MEITTLQIILIFIVACIAGMGSILDEFQFHRPLVACTLIGAVLGDMKTGIIIGGTLEMIALGWMNIGAAVAPDAALASIISTILVIAGGQSVGAGIALAIPLAAAGQVLTIIVRTITVAFQHAADKAAEKGNLNAISWIHVSALVLQAMRIAIPALIVAISVGTHVVQELLNSIPEVVTNGLNIAGGMIVVVGYAMVINMMRAGYLMPFFYLGFVTAAFTNFNLVALGVIGVVMAVLYIQLAPKYNRVAGAANAGPANNDLDNELD; encoded by the coding sequence ATGGAGATAACCACGCTACAAATCATTTTGATATTTATTGTGGCCTGTATCGCCGGAATGGGATCGATTCTTGATGAGTTCCAGTTCCACCGTCCGCTGGTGGCTTGTACCTTAATTGGTGCAGTCCTCGGTGATATGAAAACCGGTATCATCATCGGCGGTACGCTGGAGATGATTGCACTGGGCTGGATGAACATTGGTGCGGCTGTTGCACCAGATGCGGCGCTGGCTTCGATTATCTCAACCATTTTGGTTATCGCTGGTGGTCAAAGCGTCGGTGCTGGTATCGCGCTGGCGATTCCACTGGCCGCAGCCGGTCAGGTTCTGACCATCATCGTGCGTACCATCACTGTCGCCTTCCAGCACGCCGCCGATAAGGCAGCCGAGAAAGGTAACCTTAATGCGATTAGCTGGATCCACGTTTCTGCGCTGGTATTGCAGGCGATGCGTATTGCCATCCCAGCTTTGATCGTGGCGATTTCTGTTGGTACGCACGTGGTTCAGGAACTGCTGAACTCGATTCCTGAAGTGGTCACCAACGGCCTGAACATCGCCGGCGGCATGATCGTGGTAGTCGGTTACGCGATGGTCATCAATATGATGCGCGCGGGCTACCTGATGCCGTTCTTCTACCTTGGCTTCGTTACTGCAGCCTTCACCAACTTCAATCTGGTTGCGCTCGGCGTGATTGGCGTGGTGATGGCGGTGCTGTATATCCAGCTGGCACCGAAATATAACCGCGTTGCAGGTGCTGCAAATGCCGGTCCTGCAAACAATGACCTCGATAACGAACTCGACTAG
- a CDS encoding PTS mannose transporter subunit IID yields the protein MVDTTNTPKKLTPGDVRGVFLRSNLFQGSWNFERMQALGFCYSMVPVIRRLYPENNDERKQAIKRHLEFFNTHPYVAAPVLGVTMAMEEQRANGAPIDDAAINGIKVGLMGPLAGVGDPIFWGTVRPVFAALGAGIAMSGSLLGPLLFFILFNAVRLLTRYYGVAYGYRKGVDIVSDMGGGFLQKLTEGASILGLFVMGALVNKWTHVNVPLVVSRITDQTGKTTVTTVQSILDQLMPGLIPLLLTFGCMWLLRRKVNALWIIVGFFALGIFGYWIGLLGL from the coding sequence ATGGTTGATACAACTAACACTCCAAAGAAACTCACCCCCGGCGATGTCCGTGGTGTGTTCCTGCGCTCTAACCTGTTTCAGGGTTCGTGGAACTTTGAACGTATGCAGGCGCTGGGTTTTTGCTACTCAATGGTGCCGGTGATTCGTCGCCTCTATCCAGAAAACAACGACGAACGTAAACAGGCGATTAAACGTCACCTGGAGTTCTTCAACACCCACCCTTACGTGGCAGCGCCGGTATTGGGCGTTACCATGGCGATGGAAGAGCAGCGTGCCAACGGTGCGCCGATTGATGATGCGGCGATTAACGGCATCAAAGTGGGTCTGATGGGGCCGCTGGCAGGCGTAGGTGACCCGATCTTCTGGGGTACCGTGCGTCCGGTGTTTGCTGCACTCGGTGCTGGTATCGCCATGAGCGGCAGCTTGCTAGGTCCGTTACTGTTCTTCATCCTGTTTAACGCGGTTCGTCTGTTAACGCGTTATTACGGCGTGGCGTACGGCTACCGTAAAGGTGTGGATATCGTCAGTGATATGGGCGGCGGTTTCCTGCAGAAACTGACGGAGGGCGCGTCGATTCTCGGCCTCTTTGTCATGGGGGCCTTGGTTAACAAGTGGACGCATGTGAATGTACCGCTGGTGGTGTCGCGCATCACGGACCAGACCGGTAAAACCACGGTTACCACGGTGCAATCGATTCTCGATCAGCTGATGCCTGGCCTGATTCCACTGCTGCTAACCTTTGGCTGTATGTGGCTGCTGCGTCGTAAAGTGAATGCGTTGTGGATTATCGTCGGCTTCTTCGCCCTCGGTATCTTCGGTTACTGGATCGGCCTGCTCGGTCTGTAA
- a CDS encoding DUF986 family protein — protein sequence MSLTDALIALLIAGFILFAIYDEAILPRRNGPTKLRVALRRRHKIDSAIFVVLLLILLWNNIDKHGTQLTTNLLMVLCFMAIWLFWVRSPKLLMKENGLFFGSVWIDYARIQSMNLSEDGILVMQLEQRRLLIAVKQLDDLERIYNTLVEAR from the coding sequence ATGTCACTGACTGACGCGCTGATCGCCCTGCTGATTGCAGGCTTCATTCTTTTCGCTATCTATGATGAAGCGATCCTGCCGCGCCGCAACGGCCCGACCAAACTGCGCGTCGCGCTGCGCCGTCGCCATAAGATCGATAGCGCCATTTTCGTGGTGCTGCTGCTCATTCTTCTGTGGAACAACATTGATAAACATGGCACGCAACTCACCACCAATTTGCTGATGGTGCTGTGCTTTATGGCGATTTGGCTATTCTGGGTGCGTAGCCCGAAGCTGCTGATGAAGGAAAATGGACTGTTTTTTGGCAGCGTGTGGATCGATTACGCTCGCATTCAGAGTATGAACCTGTCGGAAGACGGCATTCTGGTGATGCAACTGGAGCAGCGTCGCCTGCTGATTGCCGTCAAACAGCTTGATGATCTGGAACGTATCTACAATACGCTGGTGGAAGCGCGTTAA
- the rlmA gene encoding 23S rRNA (guanine(745)-N(1))-methyltransferase — MSLICPLCHQPLLQQANSFRCDAGHQFDQAKEGYVNLLPVQHKGSREPGDSAEMLQARRAFLDAGHYQPLRAGVAEILAQHLSNQNSQLLDIGCGEGYYTAALADALPQAQLFGLDVAKAAIRMAAKRYRTVKFCVASSQRLPFADASLDGVVRIYAPCNEEELSRVIKAGGYLLTVTPGPHHLQQFKALIYCEVQLHAAEEKMYAGFKQISQQNQNYSMTLSGSEAVSLLQMTPFAWRAREEVWQDLAASSEFTCDADFMLTLWQRD; from the coding sequence ATGTCTTTGATTTGCCCACTTTGTCATCAGCCTTTATTGCAGCAGGCGAATAGCTTCCGCTGTGATGCTGGGCATCAATTTGATCAGGCCAAAGAAGGGTACGTCAATTTGCTGCCGGTGCAGCACAAAGGTTCGCGCGAACCGGGCGATAGCGCTGAGATGCTGCAGGCACGGCGTGCCTTCCTCGATGCTGGACATTATCAGCCGTTGCGCGCGGGTGTTGCCGAAATCCTTGCGCAGCACCTGAGTAATCAAAATTCGCAGCTATTAGATATCGGCTGCGGAGAAGGCTATTACACCGCAGCATTGGCCGATGCGTTGCCGCAGGCACAACTCTTTGGTCTGGATGTCGCAAAAGCAGCGATTCGCATGGCCGCTAAACGCTATCGCACGGTGAAATTCTGCGTGGCCTCCAGCCAGCGTTTGCCTTTTGCCGATGCTTCTCTGGATGGCGTAGTGCGCATTTATGCGCCCTGTAATGAAGAGGAGCTGAGCCGTGTGATTAAAGCGGGTGGCTACCTGCTAACGGTGACGCCGGGTCCGCATCACTTGCAGCAATTCAAGGCGCTGATTTATTGCGAAGTGCAGCTGCATGCGGCAGAAGAGAAGATGTATGCCGGTTTTAAGCAGATCAGTCAGCAAAACCAGAATTACAGCATGACGTTGAGCGGAAGTGAGGCGGTGAGCTTATTGCAGATGACGCCATTTGCCTGGCGTGCGCGCGAAGAGGTGTGGCAGGACCTTGCGGCATCCAGCGAGTTTACCTGTGATGCCGACTTCATGCTAACGTTGTGGCAGCGCGATTAA
- the cspE gene encoding transcription antiterminator/RNA stability regulator CspE codes for MAKIKGQVKWFNESKGFGFITPADGSKDVFVHFSAIQGNGFKTLAEGQSVEFEIQDGQKGPAAVNVTPI; via the coding sequence ATGGCAAAGATTAAAGGTCAGGTTAAGTGGTTCAACGAGTCTAAAGGTTTTGGTTTTATTACTCCTGCTGATGGTAGCAAAGATGTGTTCGTACACTTCTCTGCAATCCAGGGCAATGGTTTTAAAACTCTGGCCGAAGGCCAAAGCGTTGAGTTCGAAATCCAGGACGGCCAGAAAGGTCCTGCTGCGGTCAACGTTACCCCAATCTGA
- a CDS encoding DUF2627 domain-containing protein translates to MYGIFSKEVTSKDVDVEYRFLAEP, encoded by the coding sequence ATGTATGGCATCTTCAGTAAAGAAGTTACGAGTAAAGACGTTGACGTTGAATACCGCTTCCTTGCCGAACCTTAA
- a CDS encoding YebO family protein: protein MNELAANTSPLFNYGVLAIIILVAFIVWFFVNRASVRASEQIRLLEAVIEEQKKQNVLLRRLVDAQPSTAKPLADEDADEKRDFIRMIPER, encoded by the coding sequence ATGAACGAATTAGCCGCAAACACCAGCCCGCTGTTCAACTATGGCGTTCTGGCCATCATCATTCTTGTGGCCTTTATTGTCTGGTTCTTTGTTAACCGGGCTAGCGTGCGTGCCAGTGAGCAGATCCGTTTGCTGGAAGCCGTTATCGAAGAGCAAAAGAAACAGAATGTGCTGCTGCGTCGTCTGGTTGACGCACAGCCATCCACAGCAAAACCACTAGCGGATGAAGACGCGGATGAAAAACGCGATTTTATTCGGATGATCCCGGAACGTTAA
- a CDS encoding YobH family protein — MKLLIRTIMLVALIWLAMLLTGYGVLTGSNKNAAGLGLQCSYLTARGMITAQYLHTDSGIVGVTDCPLLKKSGEVVDN; from the coding sequence ATGAAACTACTTATTCGGACGATTATGCTGGTGGCACTAATTTGGTTGGCGATGCTGCTAACCGGCTATGGCGTACTCACCGGCAGCAATAAGAATGCGGCGGGATTGGGACTGCAATGCAGTTATCTGACCGCACGCGGCATGATTACAGCACAGTATCTGCACACAGACAGCGGTATCGTCGGCGTAACGGATTGCCCACTGCTGAAGAAAAGTGGCGAAGTGGTCGACAATTAA
- the kdgR gene encoding DNA-binding transcriptional regulator KdgR, producing MASSDNDKQPDSVSSVMKVFGILQALGEERDHGITELSQRVMMSKSTVYRFLQTMKSLGYVAQEGESEKYSLTLKLFELGAKALQNVDLIRSADIEMRELSRLTKETIHLGALEEDSIVYIHKIDSLYNLRMYSRIGRRNPLHTTAIGKVLLAWRDRAEVQEILSEVEFRRSTAKTIVTAEALLAVLDQVKEQGFGEDNEEQEEGLRCIAVPVFDRFGVVIAGLSISFPTIRFSEEAKNEYVAMLHRAARNLSEQMGYHDYPF from the coding sequence ATGGCGAGCAGCGATAACGATAAACAGCCGGACTCGGTTTCATCGGTGATGAAAGTGTTTGGCATTCTGCAGGCGCTGGGCGAAGAGCGCGATCACGGAATCACCGAATTGTCCCAACGCGTGATGATGTCGAAAAGCACCGTCTATCGCTTTTTACAGACCATGAAATCGCTTGGTTATGTGGCGCAGGAAGGGGAAAGTGAGAAATACTCGCTGACGCTTAAGCTGTTTGAGCTCGGGGCCAAAGCGTTACAGAACGTCGATCTGATTCGTAGCGCCGATATTGAGATGCGTGAGCTGTCACGTCTGACCAAAGAAACCATTCACCTCGGTGCGCTGGAAGAAGACAGCATCGTCTATATCCATAAAATCGATTCATTGTATAACCTGCGCATGTATTCGCGCATCGGCCGCCGCAATCCATTGCACACCACCGCAATTGGTAAAGTGTTACTGGCATGGCGCGATCGCGCTGAAGTACAGGAGATCCTCAGCGAAGTGGAGTTCCGCCGCAGCACTGCCAAAACCATTGTCACTGCAGAAGCGCTGCTGGCGGTGCTGGATCAGGTGAAAGAGCAGGGTTTTGGCGAAGATAATGAAGAGCAGGAAGAGGGCTTACGCTGTATCGCGGTGCCGGTGTTTGACCGCTTTGGTGTGGTGATTGCGGGATTGAGCATCTCTTTCCCCACCATTCGTTTTTCAGAAGAAGCCAAAAATGAGTATGTGGCGATGCTGCACCGTGCGGCGCGCAATCTGTCTGAACAAATGGGCTATCACGACTATCCGTTCTGA
- a CDS encoding MFS transporter, which produces MPSTVAQDGLPIPQRYGAIITIALGIMMAVLDGAIANVALPTIARELNASPAESIWIVNAYQIAIVISLLSLSFLGDMLGYRRVYQVGLALFIATSLFCALSSSLNTLTVARVLQGFGGAALMSVNTALIRIIYPQRFLGRGMAINSLIVAVSSAAGPTVAAAILSVASWKWLFLINIPLGIVALWLALRFLPDNPQKAKQQKFDVPSAVMNALFFGLLITALSGFSQGQNGWLIVAELVALVLVGIVFVRRQLAMPVPLLPVDLLRIPIFSLSIGTSICSFCAQMLAMVALPFFLQNVLGRDEVATGLLLTPWPLATMVMAPIAGRLIEKFHAGLLGGLGLAMFAAGLFLLALLPTQPTDGDIIWRMMLCGAGFGLFQSPNNHTIITAAPRNRSGGASGMLGTARLVGQSSGAALVALMFNLFNDSGTHASLLLAGSFASVAAVVSLARMTQTRQTVES; this is translated from the coding sequence ATGCCTTCTACTGTTGCTCAGGATGGATTGCCCATTCCACAGCGCTATGGCGCGATCATTACCATTGCACTCGGTATCATGATGGCGGTGCTGGATGGGGCTATCGCCAACGTGGCTTTGCCGACCATTGCCCGTGAACTGAATGCCAGTCCAGCCGAATCGATCTGGATTGTTAACGCCTATCAAATCGCTATCGTTATCTCGCTGCTGTCGCTATCGTTTCTTGGCGATATGCTTGGCTACCGCCGCGTCTATCAGGTTGGACTTGCGCTGTTTATCGCCACCTCGCTGTTTTGCGCCCTCTCCTCATCACTGAACACGCTAACCGTGGCCCGCGTGCTGCAAGGCTTTGGTGGCGCAGCGCTGATGAGCGTCAACACGGCTTTAATCCGCATCATCTATCCGCAGCGATTTCTCGGACGCGGTATGGCGATCAACTCGCTGATCGTTGCGGTGTCGAGTGCGGCTGGCCCCACTGTGGCGGCAGCGATTCTTTCCGTCGCCAGTTGGAAATGGCTGTTCCTGATCAACATTCCACTTGGCATCGTTGCGTTATGGCTGGCGTTGCGTTTCCTGCCGGATAACCCGCAGAAAGCCAAACAACAGAAATTCGACGTGCCCAGCGCCGTAATGAATGCCCTGTTCTTTGGCCTGCTGATTACAGCACTGAGCGGCTTCTCGCAAGGGCAAAACGGCTGGTTGATTGTGGCCGAGTTGGTGGCATTAGTGTTGGTGGGCATCGTGTTTGTCCGTCGCCAACTGGCGATGCCGGTGCCATTGTTGCCGGTGGATTTGCTGCGCATTCCGATCTTTTCGCTCTCGATTGGCACCTCAATTTGCTCATTCTGCGCGCAGATGCTGGCGATGGTGGCGCTGCCGTTCTTCCTGCAAAACGTGTTGGGTCGTGATGAAGTAGCAACCGGTTTGCTGCTCACGCCGTGGCCGCTGGCAACCATGGTGATGGCGCCGATTGCGGGTCGACTGATAGAGAAATTCCATGCCGGATTATTGGGCGGATTGGGATTAGCGATGTTCGCTGCCGGCCTGTTCCTGCTGGCGCTGTTGCCGACTCAGCCAACGGATGGGGATATCATCTGGCGCATGATGCTATGCGGTGCCGGTTTTGGCCTGTTCCAGTCACCTAACAATCACACCATCATCACCGCAGCACCGCGTAATCGCAGCGGTGGCGCCAGCGGCATGCTCGGCACCGCGCGTCTGGTAGGACAAAGCAGCGGCGCGGCGCTGGTGGCGCTGATGTTTAATCTGTTCAACGATAGCGGCACGCACGCGTCACTGCTATTGGCGGGCAGCTTTGCCAGCGTCGCCGCCGTGGTGAGCCTGGCGCGTATGACGCAGACAAGGCAGACTGTCGAATCCTGA
- the htpX gene encoding protease HtpX: MMRIALFLLTNLAVMLVFGLILSLTGIQSSSVQGLMIMAGLFGFGGAFVSLLMSKWMALRSVGGEVIEQPRNETERWLMETVGRQAQQAGIAMPQVAIYHAPDINAFATGARRDASLVAVSTGLLQNMSRDEAEAVLAHEISHIANGDMITMTLIQGVVNTFVIFISRILAQIASGFLSGNRDGEESSNGNPMVYFAVSMVLELLFGFLASIITMWFSRHREFHADAGSAKLVGREKMIAALQRLKTSYEPQEPGSMMAFCINGKNKSLSELFMSHPPLDKRIEALRSGEYLK; this comes from the coding sequence ATGATGCGTATTGCTCTTTTCCTGCTCACCAACCTGGCGGTGATGTTGGTATTCGGACTGATTTTGAGTCTGACAGGAATCCAGTCAAGCAGTGTTCAGGGTCTGATGATTATGGCAGGTCTGTTTGGCTTTGGCGGTGCGTTTGTTTCACTGCTGATGTCCAAATGGATGGCGTTACGATCCGTTGGCGGTGAGGTCATTGAACAACCGCGTAATGAGACGGAACGCTGGCTGATGGAAACCGTCGGCCGCCAGGCACAACAGGCTGGCATTGCAATGCCGCAGGTGGCGATTTATCACGCGCCCGACATTAACGCCTTTGCGACAGGTGCGCGACGTGACGCGTCGCTGGTGGCTGTTTCCACTGGCTTGTTGCAAAACATGAGCCGCGATGAAGCGGAAGCGGTGCTGGCGCACGAAATCTCCCACATCGCTAACGGTGACATGATCACCATGACGCTGATTCAGGGTGTGGTGAACACCTTTGTTATTTTCATCTCGCGTATTCTGGCGCAGATTGCTTCCGGCTTCCTGTCGGGTAACCGCGACGGTGAAGAGAGCAGCAACGGAAATCCGATGGTCTATTTTGCCGTCTCGATGGTGTTGGAACTGCTGTTCGGCTTCCTCGCTAGCATCATTACCATGTGGTTCTCACGTCACCGTGAATTCCACGCCGATGCGGGTTCCGCGAAACTGGTGGGTCGCGAGAAGATGATTGCCGCGCTGCAACGTCTGAAAACCAGCTACGAGCCGCAGGAGCCAGGCAGCATGATGGCATTCTGTATCAACGGTAAAAACAAATCGTTGAGCGAGCTGTTCATGTCGCACCCGCCGCTCGATAAACGTATCGAAGCGCTGCGCAGCGGTGAATACCTGAAGTAG
- the prc gene encoding carboxy terminal-processing peptidase produces the protein MNTILKIGMIAGLLLAGPTFGADNITRADQIPQLHEDPQHPTVSERVTSRFTRSHYRQFDLNQDFSAKIFDRYLNLLDYSHNVLLASDVAQFADKKTTVGDEFRSGKLDVFYDLYNLAQKRRFERYQYALSVLNRPMNFTGNDTIDIDRAKSPWPKSVDELNALWDAKVKYDELSLKLAGKDEKEIRETLTKRYNFAIRRLAQSNSEDVFQLAMTAFAHEIDPHTNYLSPRNTEQFNTEMSLSLEGIGAVLQMDDDYTVINSMVAGGPAAKSKAISVGDRIVGVAQPGKPMEDVIGWRLDDVVSKIKGPKGSKVRLEILPAGKGTKTRTVTLTREKIRLEDRAVKGTVHNVGKEKVGVLDIPGFYVGLTDDVKVQLQKLQKQNVDSVVIDLRTNGGGALTEAVSLSGLFIPSGPVVQVRDNNGRVREDSDNDGIVYYKGPLVVLVDRFSASASEIFAAAMQDYGRALIVGEPTFGKGTVQQYRSLNRIYDQMLRPEWPALGSVQYTIQKFYRINGGSTQRKGVTPDLLMPTGVEAAETGEKFEDNALPWDSVNAASYTKTGDIAPLVPQLTKEHADRIAKDREFQYIMKDIARFDAMKDKRNIVSLNLAQREKENREDDALRLERINARYQAEGKAPLKSIEDLPKDYKEPDPYLDETVKIANDMAQLEKSQPAAESAK, from the coding sequence ATGAACACTATTTTAAAGATCGGTATGATCGCGGGCCTGCTTTTAGCAGGCCCCACCTTTGGTGCAGATAATATTACCCGCGCCGACCAGATTCCCCAGCTACACGAAGATCCACAGCATCCCACCGTCAGCGAACGCGTTACCTCGCGTTTTACCCGCTCTCACTATCGCCAGTTCGATTTGAATCAGGATTTTTCCGCGAAAATTTTTGATCGCTACCTGAATCTGCTCGACTACAGCCACAACGTGCTGCTGGCATCGGATGTCGCGCAATTCGCCGATAAGAAAACCACCGTCGGTGATGAGTTCCGCAGCGGTAAGCTGGATGTGTTCTACGATCTCTACAATCTGGCGCAGAAACGTCGCTTTGAGCGCTATCAATATGCGCTGAGCGTGCTGAACCGCCCAATGAATTTCACCGGCAATGACACCATTGACATTGACCGGGCAAAATCGCCATGGCCGAAGAGCGTTGATGAGCTCAACGCGCTGTGGGATGCCAAAGTTAAATATGACGAACTGAGCCTGAAACTGGCCGGTAAAGATGAGAAAGAGATTCGCGAAACGCTGACTAAGCGTTACAACTTTGCCATCCGTCGTCTGGCGCAAAGCAACAGTGAAGATGTGTTCCAGCTGGCGATGACTGCGTTCGCGCATGAAATCGATCCGCACACTAACTATCTTTCACCGCGCAACACCGAGCAGTTCAATACCGAAATGAGCCTGTCGCTGGAAGGTATTGGCGCAGTGCTGCAGATGGATGACGATTACACGGTGATCAACTCGATGGTCGCGGGTGGTCCGGCGGCGAAGAGTAAAGCGATCAGCGTCGGCGACCGCATTGTCGGTGTCGCTCAGCCGGGCAAGCCGATGGAAGATGTGATTGGCTGGCGTTTGGATGATGTGGTTTCAAAAATCAAAGGACCGAAAGGCAGCAAAGTACGTCTGGAAATCCTGCCAGCCGGTAAGGGCACGAAAACCCGCACCGTCACGCTGACGCGTGAAAAAATCCGTCTGGAAGATCGCGCCGTGAAAGGTACCGTGCACAACGTTGGTAAAGAGAAGGTCGGCGTGCTCGACATTCCTGGCTTTTACGTTGGCCTGACTGATGATGTGAAGGTGCAGCTGCAGAAATTGCAGAAGCAGAACGTCGACAGCGTGGTGATCGATCTGCGTACCAACGGCGGTGGCGCCCTGACCGAAGCCGTTTCACTCTCTGGCCTGTTTATTCCTAGCGGCCCGGTGGTGCAGGTGCGTGATAACAATGGACGCGTGCGCGAAGACAGCGATAACGACGGCATAGTCTATTACAAAGGTCCGCTGGTGGTGCTGGTCGATCGCTTCAGTGCTTCGGCGTCTGAAATCTTCGCTGCGGCGATGCAGGATTACGGTCGTGCGCTGATTGTCGGTGAACCGACCTTCGGCAAAGGCACCGTGCAGCAGTATCGTTCTCTGAACCGCATTTACGATCAGATGCTGCGTCCTGAGTGGCCAGCGCTGGGTTCCGTGCAGTACACCATTCAGAAGTTCTACCGTATCAACGGCGGAAGTACTCAGCGTAAAGGCGTAACGCCGGATCTGCTGATGCCAACCGGCGTCGAAGCGGCAGAAACCGGAGAGAAGTTCGAGGACAATGCGTTGCCTTGGGACAGCGTGAATGCGGCAAGCTACACCAAGACCGGCGATATCGCGCCGCTGGTACCGCAGCTGACCAAAGAGCACGCCGATCGCATCGCCAAAGATCGCGAGTTCCAGTACATCATGAAAGATATTGCGCGTTTCGATGCGATGAAAGACAAGCGTAATATCGTGTCGCTCAATCTTGCTCAGCGTGAGAAAGAGAACCGCGAAGATGATGCACTGCGTCTGGAACGTATCAACGCACGCTATCAGGCGGAAGGCAAAGCGCCGCTGAAGAGCATCGAAGATCTACCGAAAGACTATAAAGAGCCCGATCCGTATCTGGATGAAACGGTGAAAATCGCTAACGACATGGCGCAGCTGGAAAAATCTCAGCCTGCAGCCGAAAGCGCGAAATAA
- the proQ gene encoding RNA chaperone ProQ: MENQPKLNSSKEVIAFLAERFPQCFSAEGEARPLKIGIFQDLVERVQGELSLSKTQLRSALRLYTSSWRYLYGIKAGAIRVDLDGNACGVLDEQHVEHARKQLEEAKARVQAQRDQQKAKKREAGEETAERRPRKPAPRKAAEGDAPRKPRPQAPRAAATERAAAPQPPRAKPVTDTSTLQPGQNIKVTAGKGAMDATILEITKDGVRVQLASGMAMIVRAEHLQF; this comes from the coding sequence ATGGAAAATCAACCTAAGTTGAATAGCAGTAAAGAAGTTATCGCCTTTTTGGCGGAACGTTTTCCGCAATGCTTTAGCGCCGAAGGCGAGGCGCGTCCGCTCAAAATCGGCATTTTTCAAGATCTGGTCGAGCGTGTTCAAGGCGAACTGAGCCTGAGCAAGACGCAACTGCGTTCTGCCTTACGTCTTTATACCTCTAGCTGGCGTTATCTTTATGGCATCAAAGCAGGTGCCATCCGTGTCGATCTCGATGGTAACGCCTGTGGCGTGCTGGATGAGCAACACGTTGAACATGCGCGCAAGCAACTGGAAGAAGCGAAAGCCCGCGTTCAGGCGCAGCGCGATCAGCAGAAAGCGAAGAAGCGTGAAGCCGGTGAAGAGACCGCTGAACGTCGTCCGCGCAAGCCTGCTCCGCGTAAAGCTGCCGAAGGTGATGCACCGCGTAAGCCACGCCCTCAGGCGCCGCGTGCGGCCGCTACTGAACGTGCCGCAGCGCCGCAGCCACCGCGTGCTAAACCTGTCACTGACACCTCAACGTTGCAGCCCGGCCAGAACATTAAAGTGACCGCAGGCAAAGGTGCAATGGACGCTACCATTCTGGAAATAACCAAAGATGGCGTTCGGGTTCAGCTCGCTTCCGGCATGGCTATGATTGTGCGCGCAGAACATTTGCAGTTCTGA